In the Mus pahari chromosome 19, PAHARI_EIJ_v1.1, whole genome shotgun sequence genome, one interval contains:
- the Dda1 gene encoding DET1- and DDB1-associated protein 1, with protein sequence MADFLKGLPVYNKSNFSRFHADSVCKASNRRPSVYLPTREYPSEQIIVTEKTNILLRYLHQQWDKKNAAKKRDQEQVEAEGESSAPPRKVARTDSPDMPEDT encoded by the exons ATG gcAGACTTTCTGAAAGGCTTGCCCGTCTACAACAAGAGCAACTTCAGCAGGTTCCACGCGGACTCTGTGTGCAAGGCCTCG AACCGCCGTCCCTCAGTATACCTGCCGACCCGAGAATACCCGTCAGAACAGA tCATTGTGACAGAAAAGACGAACATACTCCTGCGGTACCTGCACCAGCAATGGGACAAAAAG aaTGCTGCCAAGAAGAGAGACCAAGAGCAGGTGGAGGCGGAGGGCGAGAGCTCAGCGCCACCCCGCAAGGTGGCCCGGACCGACAGCCCCGACATGCCGGAGGACACCTAG